Within Wyeomyia smithii strain HCP4-BCI-WySm-NY-G18 chromosome 2, ASM2978416v1, whole genome shotgun sequence, the genomic segment ctgtctgtctgtctgatccatgtagacttgaaaactactgagccgatcgacgtgaaaatttgtatgtagggggtTTTGAAGCAGGAAACGGTTCCTATGaaggtttgagaccccttcctcccctggaagggaggggtcacatacaaataaaacacaaatttctgctcaacTTAAGAGCTATTCAAGCAAATgtaaccgaatttggcatgtattTTTGTTATAGATCGGCACCCCTCCCTATTCAGGAAGGGAGGGTTCCCGTGCAACTTAAACACAAATTCTCGCATAACTCTAACACTAATcaggcaaatggaaccaaatttggcgtgtgGAAGTTTTTGGAAGCAATAATTCTTACTATGgcagtttgacgcccctccctaagggctctcatacaaatgTAACACAAATTGCTGtgtaactcaagaactaatcaggcAAATAAACCAAATTTCTCATGCGTATCTTTTTAAGAGTAATAAACTTAAaaatggtggtttgacacccatTCCTCTTTTGGAGGTGATGGGCCCATATAAATGAATCACAAATTtgtgcataactcgagaacttatcaatcaaatggaaccaaacttgACGTGTGGACGTTTTTGGAAGCCAAAATTATTTCTGTGCTAGTGACTAATAAAACCACCGAAACATTTTTCGACCTTTCGTTGTAAAAAAATGTCCGCGTGGACATTAAGGGGGTGGAGTTTGTTTGGTAAATGAGCATGCTTGTCCACGAGGAAAAGCGGAGGGGGGGGGGAAGATTTTTGAAATGACAATTTTTGTGTCCACGaggaatgtggacggcccctttGACCTTTTTCCTTAGAATGTTGTCACTCGAGTGTTGCTCACGATACAGTGATATTATATTCTCCCCCCTTATGATGTTaggggtgataaaatagggaaagtgataaaatcggaatttttttttattacaattttgttatggaaaatttagaatcaataatttaatacgtaaaatcagcgatttaagTTACTACAAACAATTTAATCATATAAAAAAGCAATTCTATCCATTTCGTTAATACAACTAGAGGTAAAGTCTAGGAGATTCGTAGTGACGGAGCGGCCAGTCgtaaaaccatgttggtcagaTGAAATATAGTGTCTAGTGCTACGTTGTATAGCTGCACTTACGATAATTTCAAAAAGCTTCGAGCCCGCGGATAAATTGGTGATGCCGCGGTAATTTTTTACGTTGCTACGATCACCATttttgaaaacaggaaacattATGGAGTTTTTCCAGACATCCGGGAATTTTCCTGATGCGAAGGATTCATTGAAGATGCGGCATAGTGGCACAGCAAGCAATTCGGCGCATCGGCGAAATATTACAGCTGGAATCCCATCCGGCCCAGCGGAATATGACGTTTTCAATTTCTTAGCAGCCGTGATGACCATTTCTGGAGTGATTTCAAAGACATCTAAGTCAACACAATTATTCGGAACGTTCTGTATAGCACTTTCGACGGATCGTGTAGGAACAGGATCGGAAGCAAAAACCGACGAGAAGAACGTGGCGAACATCTCACATGCATCAGCTTCGGTAGACGATTTAGATTCATCAAGAAACACTTCCGTCGGTATTGCGGAGCTTTTCCTCTTCGAGTTTACGAAGCTCCAGAACTTTTTCGGGTTTCTTCGCAAATTAGCCTGGGTGCGCAGAACATATAATTTATAAAGACTAGCGTTTAGTCGCCGGTAATTTTCACTGGCACGCTTAAAATCGTATTTACTCTGAACGGTCCGCCATCTGCGATGTTTACGATGGTATGCATTGCGAATCCGTTTCAAGCGCCGCAGCAAGCTGTTGCCCCATGCTGGTGCAGGGGGGGCTTCACGTAAGGCAAATTTTCACTTAACCATTGGCGGATAACATCGCAAAAATGCTCAGCCATATTATCAACCGATTCTGTCTCGAACATCCTAGCCCAATCAATGCTCGAGAGATACGCAGAAAAGGCAACGAAGTCGATTTTACGGTAGTTCAAATCGCGCGTAATAGGCGGGACGAACATTTGTGAAGCAGCTGAACAGTTAGTAATGGGAAGCGAAATTAATAGTGGGGGATGATGCACATCAGGTTCAATCAGCGGCATTTCGCATTTGTCTACTAACACGTTACTGTCACTAGCACAGAAAACCAGATCCAACAGTCTGCCAAGATGATTACGTTGTAAATTTACCTGACATAAATTAATGAAATCCATGCCGTCAATCAAAGTTGCATTTGTTGCAGAAAGCTGTGCCGAACTAGTATGCTGTATCACACCGTTGCATAAGTTCCAGGCAATTCGAGGCTGATTGTAGTCGCCGCAAACAATTATTATGCTATCGGGAGGACTATTGTCACGAAATTCACGAACAGAAGCAATGTGTGCATCTACGACTGACGCATCGTTACTTTTGTCCGGTGGAATATACACAGTGCAAAGTAAAATTTTCTTATTACGAATACTCGCTCGAACGCATACCTGTTCTAAATGCCGTCCGTGTGCGGGCTCAAAGAGAGTACACGGGTGTTGTTTATTCACAGCAATCAAAACACCTCCAAAGGAACGTTTCGTGCTATTTATCGCGTTCCTGTCGCACCGAAAAACACTATATGAGTTTCCGAAAAGCTGGAGTGAATGGATGCGGTCGTCTAGGCCAGTTTCAGTGAGCATAATGACGTCGTACATGCTGTCTTCAGTGTGCAGAAAAAAATCGTCGATTTTTGTTCGCAGTCCCCGCACATTCTGATAGTTTAACCAGATGTTTCCTATATCATGACGATTGTCCGGAATGCTGAAACTTGAATGATGGTCAGGTACCAATTGTTCAGAATTTAAACTATACATGCCTGAAGCAGTAGGCTGGAAGCCCCCTTCCCGCACTCCGACCGCAGGGCCGGGACGATGACGAAGGCGAATCTCAACAGAGTGCGCGACTGTGGCGGAGGGGTCAGGGGCTTCCATAGTGCCTATTAAAGGGTGTCCCGGGTCCAAAACATCAGCGGCAGGAACATTAGTTGGCAGAAAGTGGTCTCCGTCGAAAGTCTCATGGACATAAAATTGCAGTTTTATTACGTTGTCGGTCAAATCATGTGCATTAGTTGCACAGCAGGCGAAATCACAATCTAATTTTTTGGCAATTCAACAAACTCCCTAAACAGCatgccagtaggccatgaagcCGGATCCAatgcaacatttttcaaatctgGATCCAGGCCGATTTTGTAAGACACATAAGAGAGGTTCGATGTATCAATACCTTTCCGCACGAGCCGTACGGCAACAACAGGCTCAGTGGTGTGCAAACAGCGCGAAATGATTTTCTGTATGTCACCGTCGGTGACCTTAGGATTCAAACCAGATAAATATAGCCAAAAACGGTTCTTTGCAGCGACGGGAACAATTGAAGGTACTGATAAATCACTCAGATCAATGTTATTCTCACCACGATCGGCTTCGATATGAATAGGTTCAGTACGACGACGTTTTGCGTTTTTTATTGGCCAAACAGGCGTAGTAGACAAAGCAGAAGATGTACCAAGCATTGGATCCTCAATCACCGATGTGCGGGGCATATTGTCAATTTTCCTGCTCAATTTATCGACGACATCAAAGAGCTTCTGAGCCTGCGCTGGTAAATCGGCAATAGGCTGTGGTTGTGAGGATTGGTTTGATTGCAACTCTGTCACATAAGCGCAAACAGATCGGCCTTTCAGTACCTCACGACAGGACGGACAAATGAATATTATTTTGCCTTGCGCTAGAAATTCTTTACAGAGACGACTATTGATACCACAGCATTGCTGGTTGATATGAAAACAAGTTTCACAGAAGCCGCAACGGATGGGTTCCAAATCATTTACAGCCAGTTTGCACTCACCGCACAGTGTTTTCTCCATTCTGTTTTGGTTCAGCAAGCGGTAGCAGTATTTAACGAATGTTGTTATTGCTGGAAGCAACAATAGCGGCCGAATCAAAAATACGATTTATCAGTTAGCGGGATCAAACCAATGATATTATAAAACTTCACGATATTTGAACCAGGAAACAGTTCCAATTCACTATGTGCGCATATAAAATACGATATTAGCGGTTAAACTGACAAAAAATTACGTTAATTCAGTGACGAAAACTTTGAAAGATATTCACGCAGACTTAacgaaacaacaacaacaaacaagaatagttcgagactcctccctcttctcGAAATGAGgtataacacaaacttctgcgtaacttgaaaaccaatcaagcaaatggaaccaaatttgacatggtgagaTTTTTGGGGGCAATAAATATTTTAATGATAATTTGACACcccttccctcctctggaagggagggatctcatatgaatgaaacacaaatttcactaCTAGCTCGTGGGTTAGGTACTAGGGATTGCATAAAGATATTTTGTTGTGCTGTTAGCGTTATACATTTCGCAAGCAGctaaaaaaaccatttttcgtgattttcaaaataattgaatGTAATGTAATGCAAGAGAAACCAGAAAGAATCCTTAATGTGTGCGGATAgccctttcacaaaatatctTCTCAATACTTTTTAAAATACATGATAATTCAAACCTTTCTTACATTTTCCTTTATTATTCTAACATTATCAAAGTTACCTgcaagcgaaaaacaaaaaaatatcgatGGCATAGTTGAAACAACACTGATGAATTTAGTTATCGTGGATGCATTCTAGTGTATCCAGTACTTgtttcaaaaatacaaaaatacaaatttatctAGCAGGCTGTTTACAAACTTCAACAGACGAAATCTTGTATTTTAATTGACAGTGAAATTGTCACTTGTGAAGAATAGCGAGATTTGGAAATGGTTGAAGTGCaattacccctaaaaatatataaaagatTGTACAATAGACTGTTTGTTCTACTAGATAAAACCTAACAGCGTTTTGTGAAAATTGGCATTTTTGGGtggctgataactttgtagGAGGTTTCAAAACTCGGAAAAATGTGGGAAAAAGTTAGAATGAAAATTCGGACGAAAATTCGGCCTTTTCAAAGAAAGCTGAATATGCCTCATAAGTCATAATAtgcaagagatagaaacatgagcccttcggcaaagtttcttgttttgagataaccccaactctgctgaagacactatgcgtTTATCTAAATCTAATTAAAAAGCAAATTTTCTATTtaacttttaggtgaattgatCACATTTATCAATATTAAAACATGCGTTGTTTGATAGCTTAGAAATTCTCCGAATATGGATTATGGCTATAGTTAACATTTGAATCGCTATTCAATTAATCGAACGAAAACGGCAAtacaaaacactgtgcaatgattGAGATTTCAATGAAAACTATATCCAGAATGATGTTATTTTACACAGAGTTGTGCAAAAGTACTGAAATATTGAATCTAAATAGAAAAGCAGTTCACCCCGaactt encodes:
- the LOC129720548 gene encoding uncharacterized protein LOC129720548 is translated as MEKTLCGECKLAVNDLEPIRCGFCETCFHINQQCCGINSRLCKEFLAQGKIIFICPSCREVLKGRSVCAYVTELQSNQSSQPQPIADLPAQAQKLFDVVDKLSRKIDNMPRTSVIEDPMLGTSSALSTTPVWPIKNAKRRRTEPIHIEADRGENNIDLSDLSVPSIVPVAAKNRFWLYLSGLNPKVTDGDIQKIISRCLHTTEPVVAVRLVRKGIDTSNLSYVSYKIGLDPDLKNVALDPASWPTGMLFREFVELPKN